A DNA window from Anastrepha ludens isolate Willacy chromosome 6, idAnaLude1.1, whole genome shotgun sequence contains the following coding sequences:
- the LOC128868156 gene encoding coenzyme Q-binding protein COQ10, mitochondrial-like, with amino-acid sequence MQEMYDVVADVSNYYKFVPYVKKSLVHSKRNDGFKADLIVGFPPLNESYTSNVSLQNPVLVKSVCTDGRLFNYLRNNWRFSPGLKDIPQSCVVDFKVAFEFKSLIHSNIANIFFDLICDQMDHAFVAEAERRYGPPSIKSLILWRRS; translated from the coding sequence atgcaagaaatgtatGATGTGGTCGCCGACGTATCGAACTATTATAAGTTTGTGCCATACGTGAAGAAATCACTCGTACACAGTAAGCGTAATGACGGCTTCAAGGCTGACTTAATTGTCGGTTTCCCACCGCTGAACGAAAGTTATACATCAAACGTTTCGCTTCAAAATCCTGTGCTGGTAAAATCTGTATGCACAGATGGAAGATTATTTAACTATTTGCGTAACAATTGGCGATTTAGTCCCGGTCTGAAGGATATTCCACAATCTTGTGTTGTGGATTTCAAAGTAGCTTTCGAATTCAAATCGCTGATACACAgcaatattgcaaatatttttttcgatttaatttGCGATCAAATGGACCATGCTTTTGTGGCGGAAGCTGAACGACGATATGGACCACCTTCAATTAAATCGCTTATATTATGGCGAAGATCTTGA